One Spinacia oleracea cultivar Varoflay chromosome 4, BTI_SOV_V1, whole genome shotgun sequence DNA segment encodes these proteins:
- the LOC110796529 gene encoding uncharacterized protein isoform X1, whose product MGMGLVGVSACGSATDSTIGGEMGGYGGYVDGGDFRSKVWSISGGPKYRRRNSAFSDVFLICVPVAMKFAHLENVEGRWGRRSDQSNLPVTWPIISIHCWCLCCSNDGRDSQFSSYDKEKIDKELNGCSTNVLAKLF is encoded by the exons ATGGGAATGGGTCTTGTAGGTGTGTCTGCTTGTGGTTCTGCTACGGATTCTACTATTG GGGGAGAAATGGGAGGATATGGTGGTTATGTTGATGGAGGAGACTTTAGGTCGAAGGTGTGGAGTATATCGGGTGGCCCCAAATACCGGCGTCGTAACTCCGCTTTCTCCGACGTCTTCCTCATTTGTGTTCCCGTGGCCATGAAATTCGCCCATCTTGAG AATGTGGAAGGAAGGTGGGGGAGAAGGTCAGATCAGTCAAACCTGCCGGTGACTTGGCCCATTATATCCATTCACTGCTGGTGTCTATGTTGCTCTAATGATGGCCGAG ATTCTCAGTTTTCGAGTTATGACAAAGAGAAGATTGATAAAGAACTCAATGGTTGCTCGACAAATGTATTAGCTAAGTTATTTTGA
- the LOC110796529 gene encoding uncharacterized protein isoform X2: protein MGMGLVGVSACGSATDSTIGGEMGGYGGYVDGGDFRSKVWSISGGPKYRRRNSAFSDVFLICVPVAMKFAHLENVEGRWGRRSDQSNLPVTWPIISIHCWCLCCSNDGRASVGFWLLLLLRIIHQACKI from the exons ATGGGAATGGGTCTTGTAGGTGTGTCTGCTTGTGGTTCTGCTACGGATTCTACTATTG GGGGAGAAATGGGAGGATATGGTGGTTATGTTGATGGAGGAGACTTTAGGTCGAAGGTGTGGAGTATATCGGGTGGCCCCAAATACCGGCGTCGTAACTCCGCTTTCTCCGACGTCTTCCTCATTTGTGTTCCCGTGGCCATGAAATTCGCCCATCTTGAG AATGTGGAAGGAAGGTGGGGGAGAAGGTCAGATCAGTCAAACCTGCCGGTGACTTGGCCCATTATATCCATTCACTGCTGGTGTCTATGTTGCTCTAATGATGGCCGAG CTTCTGTTGGCTTCTGGCTCCTCTTGCTTTTGCGCATTATACACCAAGCTTGTAAAATTTGA
- the LOC130459417 gene encoding uncharacterized protein, with product MAQNNQKDNEGSEGSMREVGRASWSRETLHIFCDLCIQFAERSKGKRGATVSQRMPWKVIEVEFTKRTRLTYDKNKLKNKWDWMRNRWSLWRALKGKETGLGWDHEKGTISPSDEWWKNKIEENMHFKAFQFEGIEPELEYKMEQLFGVSVAQGGLKYTPVQRSNQAPPSVFYIPLPPLGAGNLNHGGNSSNIPPEYDDQMSENGGIIHTQTNMDWQDTFHDSTPNPSPSPSPPPQSTELGARGSKRSSENDIAESSKRCRIESGSRKGGAALLMEKLDTMVKVVTERNIKDMELMSLEAHTLNDSSNTLADSLAKLVSMKDLTPGSLNFVLLAP from the exons ATGGCGCAAAACAACCAGAAGGATAATGAGGGGAGTGAAGGTTCGATGAGAGAGGTAGGTCGGGCTAGTTGGTCTAGAGAAACTTTACACATATTCTGTGATTTGTGTATTCAATTTGCCGAAAGGAGTAAGGGAAAAAGGGGTGCTACAGTCTCACAAAGGATGCCATGGAAGGTGATCGAAGTAGAGTTCACTAAAAGAACGAGGTTGACATATGACAAGAACAAACTGAAAAACAAATGGGATTGGATGAGAAATCGATGGAGTCTTTGGAGAGCACTTAAAGGAAAAGAAACCGGATTAGGTTGGGATCATGAGAAGGGAACAATAAGTCCTAGTGACGAATGGTGGAAGAACAAAATTGAG GAAAATATGCATTTTAAAGCTTTTCAATTTGAAGGTATTGAGCCTGAACTTGAATACAAGATGGAACAACTATTTGGAGTTTCAGTTGCTCAAGGGGGGCTTAAGTATACTCCTGTTCAACGCTCAAATCAAGCACCCCCTTCTGTTTTTTATATCCCTCTTCCACCCCTTGGTGCTGGTAATCTTAATCATGGTGGAAATTCTAGTAATATACCACCTGAGTATGATGATCAAATGAGTGAGAATGGTGGTATTATTCATACCCAAACTAACATGGATTGGCAGGATACTTTTCATGATTCTACTCCAAATCCTTCCCCATCTCCTTCTCCTCCTCCACAATCAACCGAACTCGGAGCTAGAGGAAGTAAAAGAAGTTCTGAAAATGATATTGCAGAGAGCTCGAAACGTTGTAGGATAGAATCTGGTAGTAGGAAAGGAGGGGCTGCACTGTTGATGGAAAAGCTAGATACAATGGTGAAAGTTGTTACTGAGAGGAACATCAAGGATATGGAATTGATGAGCCTTGAAGCACATACACTCAATGACTCATCTAATACACTTGCTGATTCGTTGGCAAAGTTGGTGTCCATGAAAGACTTAACTCCCGGTAGCCTGAATTTTGTTTTGCTTGCACCATGA
- the LOC110796529 gene encoding uncharacterized protein isoform X3, translating into MGGYGGYVDGGDFRSKVWSISGGPKYRRRNSAFSDVFLICVPVAMKFAHLENVEGRWGRRSDQSNLPVTWPIISIHCWCLCCSNDGRDSQFSSYDKEKIDKELNGCSTNVLAKLF; encoded by the exons ATGGGAGGATATGGTGGTTATGTTGATGGAGGAGACTTTAGGTCGAAGGTGTGGAGTATATCGGGTGGCCCCAAATACCGGCGTCGTAACTCCGCTTTCTCCGACGTCTTCCTCATTTGTGTTCCCGTGGCCATGAAATTCGCCCATCTTGAG AATGTGGAAGGAAGGTGGGGGAGAAGGTCAGATCAGTCAAACCTGCCGGTGACTTGGCCCATTATATCCATTCACTGCTGGTGTCTATGTTGCTCTAATGATGGCCGAG ATTCTCAGTTTTCGAGTTATGACAAAGAGAAGATTGATAAAGAACTCAATGGTTGCTCGACAAATGTATTAGCTAAGTTATTTTGA